The Gemmatimonas aurantiaca sequence CTACGACGCATACTGGAGCACTACTTCGCAATACTTGGTTCAATCGACTACAAGCAGCTGTGCGACAAGTTCGAGGGTGCTGATAGGGTGATGTGCAACTCGCTATTCTCGTGGGTCAATGCTGGCTCGCATTCCGCGCTTGACGATGCGCATATCGCCCCAAGCGATGTGATGGCACGGAATGCGCTCAGGGTGTTCAAGGAGATTTTCGTGCAGAGCGGCCACGAGGGGCACTATCGAATGATGAACCCGCCGCCTGCCACCGCTGCAACAGTAGCATGAGTCCGAAGGCTGCCGGGTCATTCATTTCTCGCGGCGCTCGGTGTCTCGCTAAAGACTGCAGGATGCTCTGCATTGGTCACAGTCGGGCCAGAGAGAATCGATAGCATGAGCGCGCTGCTGTTCAGCGGACCTACGGGCCAGGGCTGCCGAACAACCGGTTGCAGCGGACGGTCCGCTGCGCGGCCCGCCGCTGAAGCAGGGCGGTAGGTGGATCCCGAGGTACAGTCCGGGTACGTAGGTAACACTTCTGTCCGGCAACATGGGTGACACTGGGCGGGTCACTCTTTCATGATGTAGTTCCGTTCGTCGAGCGTCGCAATGAGCACGGTGTGAAGAAGAGGTGCCAGACGCCGTCGTCGACCTCGTCCATCCCGACCAGCTCCCCGGTCAGCGCATTCGCCAGGTAGAGCACGCGATTCGCAAAGCGAAAGGTCCCGCCGGTCGTGATCTTCTTCACGGTGTAGTGTCCGGGGTACTCGGGCTGCGGCAGCTTCGGGGGATATGGGCGCGGCGACGCGGCGTACTGCGATGCGGGCGTTTCCATTCCAAGGGCTTCGTGCGGCCGCTCCTTGTTGTATTCCGCGCGGAACACGTTGAACGCCCGCTGCTGGGCCGCCATCGTCGCGCGCGCGGGCCGAATCGCGCGCCGCTTCAGCGTCCGATGCATTCGCTCGTGCGCCCCGTTCTCGCTCGGCGTCGCCGGCGTGATGCGGTGGTGGTGGATGCCGAGCCGCATCCACCAGACGTTCAGGCGCGAGAGCCCGTGGATCCCCACGGTCGCAAAGGGCGGCCCGTTGTCGGTGCGGATTGCGTGCGGCAGGCCGTACTCGCGGAACGCCGCCTCGAACACCGGCCACGCCGTCACGGTCTTCGTCGAGTCGCGGCCACGACAGTCGAGCAGGCAGCGCGCGTGCAGGTCCGCAATCGTCAGCGGATAGCAGTAGATGCCGTCGCCCGTGCGGAACTCGCCCTTGAAGTCGGCGGTCCACACGTCGTTCGGCGCTTCGGTATGGATAGGCGGCGCGCCCGGATGCTCCGGACGCGGGCGCCGCCGCCGCGGCTGACGCGCAAGGCCTTCGCGCGAGAAGAGATCAGCCACCGTGCTCGCCGCTGGCCAGTCGTCGCGCTGCGGATGCCGATTCTTCAGGACCTTGAGGAGCTTCCGCGCGCCCCAGTCATCGGGCTTGACCCGAAACGCGCAGAGCAGCGCCGCCATCTCGTCCGTGATCTTGTGCGGACAGTGGTGCGGCGCGCGGCTGCGGTCCGCCACGCCGCGCCGGCCTTCCTCTTTCTCGCGCGCGAGCCACTTGTAACCGGTCTTCCGGCTGATCTGCCGGTGCGCGCACAGCTCCGTCATCGTCATACGGCCCAGCCGGACATCCTCGAGGAACTGAAGTCGTTGGTCCATAGGGTTCGTCTCCAACCAGGGCATCGGCCCGCCTCGCAGAAAGAGGGGGGTCGATGCAGTTTAGAAGAAGTGTTACCTATGTTGCCGGACGCTTCCGTTACCGATGTTCCCGACTACACACAATCGATTGAGCGAGGGAAAAATGCCTATCGATCTTTGCAGCGCAGAATCCATTCCGAAGCCGTTGACGGAGCGACTGAGGGCATTCGATCAACGACTGCGCCGATCGGAGTTTCTCGATTCCCTTCTCGAAGAGGACTCCTTGGTTGAAATCGTCCGAGACCTTGACGAGGTATGTGAGGCAGAAAGGGTAATTGCCTATCACTTCACTCGCGCGGATCCTCGCTTGATCCACGAGCATGGTCTGCTGGCATGCTCAGGGGCAGAACGACGTGAGAGCTTCATCGCGACGTACGGACATCTCTTCACAGAGCAGCAGCTTGCGCGAATTCGAGAGATCTGGCAATCGTATTTCAATGGTGCACAGAACCATGCGCGAGACGGACGCGTGTGGTTCAATCTGACTTTGCAAGCACTAAAAAATGGCGGAGCGGACCGACTCCTTAGTCACTTCGGTGGAGAGGTGGTGTATATGCCCCTTACGTCAGAGTATGGTGTCTCGAGAGTGCTCAATTCGCTCGGTGAGCCACTTGTCGTCAAGTGCGATCTCGATACGTCGCGCGCTCGTACCTTTACGGAATTCCCGTGGGGCAAGACTTGGCTGTCGGCCTATCACCGGACACTCAACACTAACGCGCATCCGATGGATTGGGACTGCTACCTTCCCGAAACACTAACGCCAAATCAAATCCTGGAGATCGTACCGGCGCTCGAACTCGGCTGGCGTGGTGACATGTGACTTTGCCCGTCGAGTCCCACTCGCTGATGTCTAACGTCGCGTTGGTGCCGGCAGCGGCTCAAAGAACTGCGGTCAATTGCTCGCTGCGTTCGCTGGCCGCATTCTTTGGTGAGCCGCCGCGACACAACGGTAGCTTTAGCAACTGTCTTGAAAGTCAAGCGGCTGCGAGTATCTCGGTCGTGGTTCTTGCGCTCCACGTCGTGTTCGTACGAACCATCGTATTCAGGATGGTGAGCCGTTTGCGCATACATGCGACGAGCGCAAGTTTTTTGGGTTTGCCGGCAGCGACCAGTCGCAAGTAGAACTCGCGAATGATCGCGTTGCGACGGGTGGCGACTAAGGCCGCCATGTATAACACACCACGCACGGCTGCCCGACCGCCTTGCACGAATCGCCGACCGCGCATGGTGCCGGAGTCGCGACTCAGCGGAGCCACGCCCACCAGCTTGGCAATCGCACGACGAGACAAGCGGCCGAGTTCCGGCAGGTCGGCGAGCAGGGTACGAGACAGCACGGGGCCACCCCCCGGCACACTGCGCAGCAACTCGTCGCGCTCACGCCAGGCGGGACTCTGTCGAACCAGTGCGCTGAGGTCCGTGTCCGTCTTGCGCAGCTCGCGCTCAAGAAACGCCATGTGCGCCGTGAGACTCTTGCGCACCTGTTGCTTGCCGGTGCCGAACACCTGTCCCACGCGATTGCGTTCCGCCTGCAGCCTCTCCAGGAGCTGCCGCCGTCGAGTGAGCAGCGCATCGAGCTCCTGCGCAGCCGCATCGGGAATGATGCGCACCTCCGGTCGGACGACATCAGCGAAGCGCGCGAGGATGTCTGCGTCAATGCGATCCGTTTTCGCCAGCTGCCCCGTCGCCTTTGCAAAGTCACGCACCTGGCGTGGATTCACGACCACCACGG is a genomic window containing:
- a CDS encoding integrase core domain-containing protein; amino-acid sequence: MDQRLQFLEDVRLGRMTMTELCAHRQISRKTGYKWLAREKEEGRRGVADRSRAPHHCPHKITDEMAALLCAFRVKPDDWGARKLLKVLKNRHPQRDDWPAASTVADLFSREGLARQPRRRRPRPEHPGAPPIHTEAPNDVWTADFKGEFRTGDGIYCYPLTIADLHARCLLDCRGRDSTKTVTAWPVFEAAFREYGLPHAIRTDNGPPFATVGIHGLSRLNVWWMRLGIHHHRITPATPSENGAHERMHRTLKRRAIRPARATMAAQQRAFNVFRAEYNKERPHEALGMETPASQYAASPRPYPPKLPQPEYPGHYTVKKITTGGTFRFANRVLYLANALTGELVGMDEVDDGVWHLFFTPCSLRRSTNGTTS
- a CDS encoding IS110 family transposase; translated protein: MFVGIAVAKAELVISVLPGAARFTVENDGPGVQALVQRVAASRPQLIVLEATGGYELLAVAALAAAALPVVVVNPRQVRDFAKATGQLAKTDRIDADILARFADVVRPEVRIIPDAAAQELDALLTRRRQLLERLQAERNRVGQVFGTGKQQVRKSLTAHMAFLERELRKTDTDLSALVRQSPAWRERDELLRSVPGGGPVLSRTLLADLPELGRLSRRAIAKLVGVAPLSRDSGTMRGRRFVQGGRAAVRGVLYMAALVATRRNAIIREFYLRLVAAGKPKKLALVACMRKRLTILNTMVRTNTTWSARTTTEILAAA